Within the Thermosynechococcaceae cyanobacterium Okahandja genome, the region GATCGCCACCATCGTCCCCGACCCGACTGGCTAGGGGTGGCCATTAACGGTCGCTGGGTCGAACTCCACAGCCAGCCTACTTGGCAGCAAATCCTTCTGGAGGCCTTTGGCCGTAGCCTGCCGCGGCAGCGCTTTCCCCTTTGTCTGGCCCACCTGCACCTTCCCCCGAGTGCCATTGACTGGACGGCGCAACCGCAAAAACGCACCATTTACTTAAAAGAGGCCGATCAGTGGCAGGCCTTGCTACAGGAGCGAATTACCACGCTCTTGCACACGGCTGCTGGCCCTAGCCCCTCGGCCACCTACTACCTACTCAAGGCTGCCGAACCCGCCGGACGCTACCGCCACATTGCGCCGCAGCCCTCACTCCAGCACCTCAAAGTGGTGGCGCAACTCCACCAGACCTATATCGTGGTCGAGCAGCCAGAGGGCATCTGGCTCATTGAGCAGCACATTGCCCACGAACGGGTGCTCTACGAGCAAATCGAAACGGACTGGCACATCATTGAACTGCCCAAACCGCTCCTGCTGGAGCAGTTAACACCCGCCCAAGTCGAGCGCCTGCAAGCATGGGGACTGGCGATCGCGCCCTTTGGTAGCGCCGTGTGGGCCGTACGCACCCTACCGCAACTACTGGCGGAGCGTGATGATGCCCTAGCCGCCCTCTTAGAACTCTCCCAAGTGGCTGATTTAACCGCCGCCAAAGTGGCCGTGGCCTGTCGCAGCGCCCTGCGCAATGGCACCCCCCTCAGCTTGGCCGAAATGCAAACCCTTGTGGATCAGTGGTCGCGCTGTCGTCAGCCCCACACCTGTCCCCATGGTCGCCCCATTTGCCTGCAACTGAGTGAGTCGTCCCTCGCCCGTTTTTTCCGCCGCCATTGGGTGCTCGGCAAAAGCCATGGGCTATGATTTTATGCTCTGTGACCGCGATCGCGCTGGATAGCGTAGAGATGGGCATACAGCCCCCCTTGCGCAAGGAGTTCCTCGTGGTTCCCCTGCTCCCAAATGGTTCCCTCCTTCAGCACCACAATGTTGTCCGCATCCCGCACCGTACTCAGGCGGTGGGCAATCACAATCATGGTGCGTGTTCCGGTGATAGCCCGTAGAGCCAGTTGAATATCGCGTTCTGATTCGTAATCGAGGCTTGAAGTAGCTTCGTCAAACACCAGTACATCGGGATCCGCCAACAGCGCCCGGGCAATCCCTAGCCGCTGCCGTTGTCCGCCCGAGAGGCGCAGTCCCCGTTCCCCAACAATCGTGCGATAGCCGTTGGGCAGTTGGGTTGCAAACTCATCCACCCGCGCAATGGCACAGGCCTGATATACCGCATCAGGGTCCGCCTCGGGGTTGGCGTAGGTGAGGTTATCCCACAGGGTGCCGTTAAACACATCCACCTCTTGGTGGACAATTGCCAAGCGCTTACGATAGGCGCGTACATCTAGCGTCTGGATGTCTTGGCCATCGATGAGAATTTGGCCTTGCTCCGGTTGGAAATAGCGAAAGAGGAGTTTGATAAGCGTTGACTTCCCAGACCCCGATCGCCCCACCAAGGCCACCGTCTGGCAAGGAGGAATGATCAAATTAATATCCCGCAAAATTGGCCGCCCAGGCACATAGCTAAACCAGACGTGCCGGAAGTCCACCTTGCCGGAAAAGTGCAACTCTGGAATTGTGGTTTGGCTCAGGTCAATGCTGTCTCGCCCTGCGGGCAACTCCATAAATTCATGGAAGCGTAACACCGACGCATAGCGCCGCGCAAACACCTCCGCCACCTGAGACAGGGGAGTAATTTCAGCGTAGGCCATACTGGCCAAGGTGTAGATCGTAATAAAGTGCCCGATGGAAACCCGCCCTGCAATCGTTGCTGCCAGCGAAAAGCCCAACAAGCCAAACAGACAGCACTGCACCAGCGTGCCCTGCCAAGTAATGAGGCGCATATAGCCACGATGGATGCGGTCAATCACCATCTTGAACTCGCGCTCTAGCCGCTGTTGCTGTCGCTGTAGCTCCCGCGCTTCACTGGCAAACGCCTTGACGGTTTTGATATTGGTAATAATCTCGGAGGTACGGCTTTCGGTGTTTTCAATGTGGCTATCCAGAATTTCTTCTTTTTGGATGATGCGACGGAGGGAGCGCAACGTCAGCACCAAAATCACACTAAAGGAGCCAATCAGCCCTAGGGCAATGGGCCAGTCTAGCCACCATAAAATGACCCCAATGCCCAATACGCGCACGAGCTTGGGAATCAGTTGACCCGCCACTTCGGGGTAGCTCCAGGTATGGTTGGAAATACCCTTGTTGACGCGGTTGGCAATGCGTCCCGGATTATTTTCCTCGAAGAACTCTAAGGGCAGGGTGAGAATTTTTTCGACCGCTTTGCGGCTGTGATCGCGGCGGGCGGCAAGGGCAATCCACCAGTGAAACCATACCCCCAACCAAGGCTGAATGGGGGCGCGAATGACCGTGGCTAAAAACACAATGGCCCCCAACACGGCCAAGTTGACCTGAAAGGTATCACTGATGCCGGTAAGCTGCGTCACCATGCCAGCGATCGCCACGACTGGGGCATCTAACGGTTGCTGGGACAGCAGGTTGAGAATTTGGCCAATGGCGTAGGGAACCAGCAGATCAACCAGCTCGCAAAGACTGGCCGCCGTAATGCTAAATAGGGCGATCGCCCGGTAGGGACGGTAGTAGGCCAAAATGGAGCGCAAGGAGGCCATAGTACTGAAACGGAGTGAGAAGTGTTTCAATTGTAACAAAATTGTAACCAAAGCGGCGCCCCCATCGCTGGCCGAGGGTGGAAAGGGGTTATGCTACAGTTTGGCTAGCAGCGAAGGACATCCCCCCGTGGAACACATCCTGCTCCTAGAAGACGAAACCGAGTTAGCAGACCCCCTAGGACGAGTGTTGCGCCAGGAAGGCTATCAGGTGGACTTAGCCCACGATGGGTTAACTGCTCAGGCCTACTGGCAACGCCAACGACCCTACGACCTGCTGATTTTAGATTGGATGGTGCCGCCGCCAACGGGGCTAGAGCTTTGCCGTCTGCTGCGCCAAGCGGGCGACGATACGCCGGTGCTGTTTTTAACCGCCCGCGACACCCTCGACGATCGCGTGTGTGGCCTTGATGCCGGGGCAGATGACTACCTTGTCAAACCCTTTGAACTGCGGGAATTACTGGCGCGGGTACGGGCACTCCTGCGGCGGCGACAGAGCACCCCCAGCACCGTCCTCTGCTGGCAAGATTTACGCCTTGACCTAGAGAATCGCCTAGCCTACCGCGGTCAACAGTGGATTAGCCTGTCCGAGAAAGAAACCACCCTATTGGCGCTGTTCCTTAAACATCCCACCGAACTCCTCAGCCATGAGTTTATTGCCCGCCAGCTCTGGCCAGAACAAAAGGAGGTCAACCGCAACTTATTGGCGGCACAAATTCGCCTCCTCCGGCGTAAAATTGAGCACGCGGGTGAAGCCTCCCTCATCCAAACCATTTATGGCCAAGGCTACCGCCTGCGTCCTGTTACGAGTCCCTCACCCGAGTGAGCACTACGACCCATTCTACTGAGGCATCGGCATCATCGAGCCACTCTGACCCCAATCAGATTCGGGAACCGGATCGTGCCATTCATCAGTGGTATCGCTTTGTCCTGTCTTTTCCGCCCCACCTTGTCCAAGACTACATCAATAAATTTGGCTTAAATCGTAACCACTGCCTCCTCGACCCCTTTTGCGGTACGGGCACCACCGTTGTTGAAGCGAAAAAACAGGGTATTCCCAGCGTGGGGATTGAGGCCAATCCGATGGCATGGTTCGCCAGCACCGTGAAAATTGACTGGACCCCCGATCCGGCAGCCCTTCTTGAGGTAGCCGCTCAAATTAGTAGGGCCGCCAGCCGTGCTCTTGAAACCGACGGCCTGCCCCTGCGCACTCTGTCCGAAGAGCAACAGCGCCTGATGTTGCGCAATTCCATTAGTCCCCTACCGCTGCACAAAACCCTAATTCTGTTGGAGCACCTGCGGGCAACGGCTCCGCCAGACCCTGTGGGGCATCTCCAGTTGGCCTTAGCGAAAGCCCTTGTCACCGCAATTAGTAACCTGCGTTTTGGGCCAGAAGTTAGTGTCGGCAAGCCAAAGAGGAATGCCCCCGTGCTTGAGGCATGGCAGCAGGAGGTGGAAACCATCGCAGCGGATCTCGCCCAATGCCAGCACCTTCAGGCGGTGCCCAGCGTCGTACACCACGCCGATGCGCGGCAACTGCTGCGGGTGTTAGCGCCCAATTCCATTGATGCGGTGATTACGTCCCCCCCTTACCCGAACGAAAAGGACTATACGCGCACAACTCGCCTAGAGTCGGTGCTGCTGGGGTTTATCCAAAGTAAGCAGGAGTTACGACGGCTCAAAGACGGCCTGATCCGCTCCAATACTCGCAATGTCTTTAAGGCCGACGGGGATGATCGGTGGGTGGCCAAACACAGCGAGATTCAGCGCATTGCCCAAACCATTGAGGAACGGCGCATGGCCCTAGGGAAGACGAGTGGCTTTGAGCGCCTTTACGCCAGAGCGGTGAAGCTATATTTCGGCGGGATGGCCAAGCATTTGGCAGATTTGCGGTGGGTGCTGCGTCCGGGGGCGCAACTGGCCTATGTTGTCGGGGATCAAAAGTCCTATTTGCAAGTTATGGTTCGCACGGGTGAGCTATTGGCGGATTTGGCGCAGGGCCTCGGCTATGAACTGGTGGGCATTGATCTGTTCCGCACTCGGCTGGCAACGGCCACAAAAGAGCAGATACGGGAGGAGGTTGTGCGACTGCGCTGGCCGGGGCAGTTCCCCTCCACCCCCTACCCCTTTAGCGATGAGCCGCTCTGAGCAACGCTTAACTTTTGAGGGGTTCGGGGAGCTATAAGTCCCGCGCTGTATCTGAAAGGTCAGCGTCGGGAGGAATGCGCGGCAGGCAACGGGACTCGATGTCCCTAAGCCTGCCAAATCAGCTAGAATCCAAGCAATAAACTTCATCTGAAAATGCCTCAAGTCCTCACGGTTTCCTGTAAATTGACGGTCACGCCGCAGCAGGTTGAAAAACTTGATGCGGTGCTTTCCGCTTTTGCAAAGTGCTGTGAGTTCGTGAATACAAAGACTCCCGAAAAGCTGACCAACCAGATTGCCCTGCAGTCCTTGATTTACAAGGAAGCTAGGGCGCATTCTGGGTTGTCTTCCCAGCTGACCATCCATGCCATCCGGCGTGTCTGTGCCAATCGTAAGACAGCGAAACAGAAGGGTAAGCCTGTGAAAGGGTTTGCCCCCACCTCTGTTGACTATGACAGCCGCATCTTCTCTTTTAGGGAGTCCGATGGGACGGTCAGCCTCACGCTGTTGAAGGGCAGAGAGAGGTTCAAGCTGCACATCGGTCATTACCAGAAGCATCGGCTGCAAGGGCAACACCCTAAATCAGCCGTGCTGGTCAAGCGCAAGGATGGCAGTTTCTACCTGCAAATCCAGTTGGAATCTGAACCACCCCCTATTCCAGCCACAGACAAGGTGTTGGGAGTGGACTTGGGGCTTACAGATATTGCTGTGACATCGGCAGGAGGAACATTTAGCGGAAAGCAGATCACACAGACTAGAGATAAACACAGCCGTGTTCGAGCTTCGTTACAACGTAAAGCGTCCAAAGGCACAAGGTCTACTCGCAGAAGAGGGAGACAGGTCTGGCAACGGTTGAGTGGACGTGAACAAAGATTCCAGACGTGGGTAAACCACACCATCAGCTATCGACTGCTCCAGCAGGCAAAGGAATCGAACCAAGCGATCGCCCTAGAGGACTTGACGGGCATTCGGGAGCGTCTGAACCAACTGCCCCGCTCCAAGGCAGAACGGAGGCGGATGAACAGTTGGGCGTTCTACCAGCTCCGCCAATTCCTGATTTACAAAGGTGTGAAGTTTGGCGTGGATGTCCGTTTGGTTGATCCGCGTTATACCTCAAAGACGTGCCATTGCTGCAAGGTGATTGGCGATCGCCAAGGCAAACTATTTGAGTGCTTGAACCTATCCTGTGGTTGGATTGGCGATGCGGATGTGAATGGAGCGAAAAATATCGCTACATTGGGGGCGATTGTAAACCGCCCTAGAGGTTCCGAGGCAATGTCCTGCTCTTTGGAAGATGTTGTCTTGAGGGCTGCTGAAAGCCCGCTCCGTACCCCCAAACCCCCGCACGCGGGGGCAAGGGGGCAAGGTCGGAGTCGGGTAGTTTACTCACTGTTGAACATCACAGGGGGTGCCGATCGCAACCACTGTCGGTAGCGCCACGTCTCCAGACAATAGAAAAGGTTGCGAAAGGAACGAACGCTGATGTTGATAA harbors:
- a CDS encoding ABC transporter ATP-binding protein; the encoded protein is MASLRSILAYYRPYRAIALFSITAASLCELVDLLVPYAIGQILNLLSQQPLDAPVVAIAGMVTQLTGISDTFQVNLAVLGAIVFLATVIRAPIQPWLGVWFHWWIALAARRDHSRKAVEKILTLPLEFFEENNPGRIANRVNKGISNHTWSYPEVAGQLIPKLVRVLGIGVILWWLDWPIALGLIGSFSVILVLTLRSLRRIIQKEEILDSHIENTESRTSEIITNIKTVKAFASEARELQRQQQRLEREFKMVIDRIHRGYMRLITWQGTLVQCCLFGLLGFSLAATIAGRVSIGHFITIYTLASMAYAEITPLSQVAEVFARRYASVLRFHEFMELPAGRDSIDLSQTTIPELHFSGKVDFRHVWFSYVPGRPILRDINLIIPPCQTVALVGRSGSGKSTLIKLLFRYFQPEQGQILIDGQDIQTLDVRAYRKRLAIVHQEVDVFNGTLWDNLTYANPEADPDAVYQACAIARVDEFATQLPNGYRTIVGERGLRLSGGQRQRLGIARALLADPDVLVFDEATSSLDYESERDIQLALRAITGTRTMIVIAHRLSTVRDADNIVVLKEGTIWEQGNHEELLAQGGLYAHLYAIQRDRGHRA
- a CDS encoding DNA methyltransferase, yielding MSTTTHSTEASASSSHSDPNQIREPDRAIHQWYRFVLSFPPHLVQDYINKFGLNRNHCLLDPFCGTGTTVVEAKKQGIPSVGIEANPMAWFASTVKIDWTPDPAALLEVAAQISRAASRALETDGLPLRTLSEEQQRLMLRNSISPLPLHKTLILLEHLRATAPPDPVGHLQLALAKALVTAISNLRFGPEVSVGKPKRNAPVLEAWQQEVETIAADLAQCQHLQAVPSVVHHADARQLLRVLAPNSIDAVITSPPYPNEKDYTRTTRLESVLLGFIQSKQELRRLKDGLIRSNTRNVFKADGDDRWVAKHSEIQRIAQTIEERRMALGKTSGFERLYARAVKLYFGGMAKHLADLRWVLRPGAQLAYVVGDQKSYLQVMVRTGELLADLAQGLGYELVGIDLFRTRLATATKEQIREEVVRLRWPGQFPSTPYPFSDEPL
- the mutL gene encoding DNA mismatch repair endonuclease MutL, which produces MASLGQQPTVVPLPPAVQGAIAAAETLDSLATVVQELAENALDAGATRIHLHWQPQLWRLDLTDNGCGIRAVDLPHVARAATTSKLPPSGDLQQVTTLGYRGQALHSLAQMADLTICSRHVEAETGWWVHYDRHGEVQAQRPQGMAVGTRVEVRQLFQDWPQRQQGQPAKLLQRRLQELALCAPTVAWHILRAHKRWLHWSAVPSLGDRLQQLLPQLNPADLRQSQDPQVELVLALPDRHHRPRPDWLGVAINGRWVELHSQPTWQQILLEAFGRSLPRQRFPLCLAHLHLPPSAIDWTAQPQKRTIYLKEADQWQALLQERITTLLHTAAGPSPSATYYLLKAAEPAGRYRHIAPQPSLQHLKVVAQLHQTYIVVEQPEGIWLIEQHIAHERVLYEQIETDWHIIELPKPLLLEQLTPAQVERLQAWGLAIAPFGSAVWAVRTLPQLLAERDDALAALLELSQVADLTAAKVAVACRSALRNGTPLSLAEMQTLVDQWSRCRQPHTCPHGRPICLQLSESSLARFFRRHWVLGKSHGL
- a CDS encoding transposase — translated: MPQVLTVSCKLTVTPQQVEKLDAVLSAFAKCCEFVNTKTPEKLTNQIALQSLIYKEARAHSGLSSQLTIHAIRRVCANRKTAKQKGKPVKGFAPTSVDYDSRIFSFRESDGTVSLTLLKGRERFKLHIGHYQKHRLQGQHPKSAVLVKRKDGSFYLQIQLESEPPPIPATDKVLGVDLGLTDIAVTSAGGTFSGKQITQTRDKHSRVRASLQRKASKGTRSTRRRGRQVWQRLSGREQRFQTWVNHTISYRLLQQAKESNQAIALEDLTGIRERLNQLPRSKAERRRMNSWAFYQLRQFLIYKGVKFGVDVRLVDPRYTSKTCHCCKVIGDRQGKLFECLNLSCGWIGDADVNGAKNIATLGAIVNRPRGSEAMSCSLEDVVLRAAESPLRTPKPPHAGARGQGRSRVVYSLLNITGGADRNHCR
- a CDS encoding response regulator transcription factor → MEHILLLEDETELADPLGRVLRQEGYQVDLAHDGLTAQAYWQRQRPYDLLILDWMVPPPTGLELCRLLRQAGDDTPVLFLTARDTLDDRVCGLDAGADDYLVKPFELRELLARVRALLRRRQSTPSTVLCWQDLRLDLENRLAYRGQQWISLSEKETTLLALFLKHPTELLSHEFIARQLWPEQKEVNRNLLAAQIRLLRRKIEHAGEASLIQTIYGQGYRLRPVTSPSPE